One genomic window of Quercus lobata isolate SW786 chromosome 9, ValleyOak3.0 Primary Assembly, whole genome shotgun sequence includes the following:
- the LOC115961591 gene encoding uncharacterized protein LOC115961591 translates to MTDCEKYLGLPMLGGRAKTTTFREIQERVAKRVLGWKEKFISKAGREILIKTVAQSIPTYSMSLFKLPKAMCDAINSTLANYWWGQKYDERKIHWVSWQKLCTDKNRGGMGFRNIDAFNLAMLAKQAWRLLQGTQSLFYRVYKARYFPNCTFLEAQLGHNPSFVWWSLLTAQEVIIAGSRWKIGDGKHIGVTTHKWLSHDPIFNGEPAPKLKVSDLIDEDTRQWDRGKIHALFTARTRTEILALPLNNLQARDSLIWMENKARTFSVKTAYHVALRLKQ, encoded by the coding sequence ATGACGGATTGCGAGAAGTATTTGGGCTTGCCGATGTTAGGGGGTAGAGCTAAGACAACCACGTTTAGAGAGATCCAAGAGCGAGTTGCTAAGAGAGTGTTAGGATGGAAGGAGAAATTCATCTCCAAGGCTGGCCGAGAAATACTTATAAAGACAGTTGCACAGTCCATACCGACTTACTCCATGAGCTTATTCAAGCTTCCAAAAGCAATGTGTGACGCTATCAACTCGACCTTGGCCAATTATTGGTGGGGACAGAAATATGATGAGAGAAAGATCCATTGGGTGAGCTGGCAGAAGTTGTGTACGGACAAGAATAGAGGAGGTATGGGTTTTCGGAACATCGACGCTTTTAATCTTGCAATGTTGGCCAAGCAAGCATGGCGTCTGCTTCAGGGCACTCAGTCTTTGTTTTATCGAGTGTACAAAGCACGTTATTTCCCTAACTGCACATTCTTGGAGGCCCAGCTGGGACACAATCCTTCTTTCGTATGGTGGAGTCTTCTAACTGCTCAGGAGGTGATCATTGCGGGATCAAGATGGAAAATTGGAGACGGAAAGCATATTGGTGTCACTACGCACAAATGGCTGTCCCATGACCCTATTTTCAACGGTGAACCCGCTCCTAAGTTGAAAGTTAGTGATTTGATAGATGAGGACACAAGACAGTGGGACAGAGGCAAGATTCACGCATTGTTCACGGCTAGAACCCGGACTGAGATTCTAGCTCTCCCCCTCAACAATCTCCAAGCTCGGGACTCCCTCATTTGGATGGAGAATAAGGCAAGGACCTTCTCAGTAAAGACCGCCTACCATGTTGCACTTCGACTAAAGCAATAG
- the LOC115961592 gene encoding uncharacterized protein LOC115961592 yields the protein MVTTHNRNTSTRRKKVPHRFEEKWVTHLACEDTIREAWVGSVCEGSPMFQLFEKIKQCKLALVRWSRVAFGNTKSTLQEKHKVLEELADQNKAKNNEAIQGVRAEINSLLYHEEVAWRQCSRSIWLPAGDKNTKFFHQRASQRRQKNHIAGIFNADDEWCNTDDGIANVAE from the coding sequence ATGGTTACCACTCACAACCGAAATACGTCTACAAGGAGGAAGAAAGTTCCACACAGGTTTGAGGAGAAATGGGTGACCCACCTAGCATGTGAAGACACCATCCGTGAGGCATGGGTGGGGTCAGTGTGTGAGGGGAGCCCAATGTTTCAACTCTTTGAAAAGATTAAGCAGTGCAAACTAGCTTTGGTAAGGTGGAGCCGTGTGGCTTTTGGGAACACTAAGTCAACACTCCAGGAAAAGCACAAGGTACTAGAAGAATTGGCCGACCAGAATAAGGCGAAGAACAATGAGGCCATTCAGGGTGTACGGGCTGAAATAAACTCCTTACTGTACCATGAGGAGGTGGCGTGGAGACAATGTTCACGGTCCATTTGGCTTCCGGCTGGTGATAAGAACACCAAATTCTTTCACCAACGGGCAAGTCAACGGCGACAAAAAAATCACATAGCAGGGATATTTAATGCCGATGATGAGTGGTGCAACACGGATGATGGTATTGCAAATGTAGCAGAGTAG
- the LOC115961593 gene encoding uncharacterized protein LOC115961593, with protein MVDVFCTKYFHGEETVMLATLQVTKQRNGDDLIEYIKRFMDIALDCYDHCEERTLVEMCMTNMIQEFRAVLENLEISRFAQLLQKARKMAQSVKPSSDRRNASQAMTESTREWRRKTERREYDTPPPIPCTPKELDVLLDKWISDGIFKPNKVSREPVEEERRDPRFCRLHNYVQHPTVECWALHRLVHRRIKEDPGEDEEENLALPAATITTLQQIAKFKNLFDQLGLIAKERKIATKALVSIASGAGVECLSTEILEDRALLQELTEITFSNEDMKVGHPDHKRLLHLAVSINQIPIKRVLVDTGAFVNLIPLSTLQAARISERKIQGCPMEVTGFGRRGKYTVGHIQLWLKVGLIAYLARFHVVRTEVSYHVLSGRPWLHKHRLVPSTNHQYVKGRLNGRMIRIAANPLPLEQAEAHLVETMFYDQWAPSGENSVSKPRGTFVPRWEDVQGDPKPDLRELLAGKKKRKEAPAVEPDDTPSASGSETLMAGLCISYEGA; from the exons ATGGTGGATGTATTTTGTACTAAGTACTTCCACGGAGAGGAAACAGTAATGCTCGCAACCCTACAAGTGACCAAGCAAAGGAATGGCGATGATTTGATAGAATACATCAAGCGGTTCATGGACATAGCACTTGACTGCTACGACCATTGTGAAGAAAGGACCTTAGTAGAAATGTGCATGACTAACATGATTCAGGAATTCAGAGCTGTCCTGGAAAATCTAGAAATTTCCCGATTTGCACAGCTATTGCAGAAAGCTAGGAAGATGGCTCAGTCTGTAAAACCTAGTTCAGACAGAAGAAACGCCTCGCAGGCTATGACGGAGTCCACTAGAGAGTGGAGAAGGAAAACAGAAAGGAGGGAGTATGATACGCCCCCACCCATACCATGTACTCCTAAGGAGCTGGATGTGCTGCTAGACAAATGGATATCGGACGGGATCTTTAAACCCAACAAGGTTTCCAGAGAGCctgtggaggaagaaagaagagatccTCGCTTCTGCCGCCTGCACAACTATGTACAACATCCCACCGTAGAATGCTGGGCACTTCATAGGTTGGTGCATCGTAGAATTAAAGAAG ACCCAGGAGAGGATGAGGAAGAGAACTTGGCCCTGCCTGCCGCGACGATTACCACTCTACAGCAAATTGCCaagttcaaaaatttgtttgacCAATTGGGACTCATagcaaaggaaagaaagatagCCACGAAGGCTTTGGTGAGTATCGCCTCCGGGGCAGGGGTAGAGTGCTTGTCAACAGAAATTCTAGAAGACAGAGCCCTCCTACAGGAATTGACAGAGATCACGTTCAGCAATGAGGATATGAAGGTGGGACACCCGGATCACAAGAGGCTTCTCCATTTAGCAGTGTCCATAAATCAAATCCCCATCAAGAGGGTCTTGGTAGATACAGGTGCTTTCGTAAACCTCATTCCGTTGAGCACCTTGCAAGCAGCAAGAATTTCAGAAAGAAAGATCCAAGGATGCCCGATGGAAGTAACGGGGTTCGGCAGAAGAGGCAAGTACACCGTAGGCCACATTCAGTTGTGGTTGAAAGTAGGACTTATAGCTTATTTAGCTCGTTTCCATGTGGTCAGAACGGAAGTATCCTATCATGTGCTCTCAGGAAGGCCCTGGCTACACAAACACCGACTGGTCCCATCCACCAACCACCAATATGTGAAAGGAAGATTGAATGGCAGGATGATACGTATAGCTGCAAACCCCTTGCCATTAGAGCAAGCAGAAGCTCACTTAGTGGAAACCATGTTTTACGACCAATGGGCTCCATCTGGGGAAAACTCGGTTTCAAAGCCGCGAGGTACCTTCGTGCCTAGGTGGGAAGATGTCCAAGGTGACCCAAAACCCGATCTAAGGGAGCTACTGGcgggaaagaagaaaagaaaagaagcgcCTGCCGTAGAGCCAGACGACACACCCAGTGCATCAGGGTCTGAGACCCTAATGGCAGGATTGTGTATAAGTTATGAAGGTGCATAG